aggcttccacattccagtgtgtctctgtcaacccatgtgcctctgtcagcttgtgaattgtcactatcaactgctaatgaactaagcatccgttgaagctttcatccgttgatgccttatccgttgaggctttatccgttgaagctttatccgttgatgcattatcagttgaagtctttatccgttgaagcacttatccgttgatggatattatccgttgaagctttatccgttgatgcattatcagttgaagtctttatccgttgaaacacttatccgttgatggatattatccgttgaagcattagagacatccgttgaagctttgtttcttatccgttgaaggtcttcaatatccgttgacacttcttcacttatacaaaattacaaggcatgaaatatttacacttagccctcctatttgtacatccattagtagtcaacatgactgatcatttcctaacaacgtctaagaattacagcttgaaaccagagagtgaaatgtgctacaatactaaacttattgctaagtaaagctactccttcaacggatagccaagatggtcttatccgttgaggctacaaacactagatttctacttaagtgttttgcttaacttatcatcaaactaatacacatattcctaacagttgcTTTTGGAGATCCACCAAGTAAGTAGCATCTGAGGTAAGCAGACATACTCGATTCTTCATATCCAGGTGGTACCTTCACATATATTAAATTGTGGAATGGAGGAAGAGAGCGGACAAGAAACTCTGAAACAATCGTAAGTGCCTACAAAATAAACAGATAAAATTGAGTAAAACATCAACCTTAAATCAACAGCAGTCAACAAAGATAGCTAGCCAGTTGGCCATGGGTTTCCTAACTGCACTGTATGCTTCTGCAGATAAAAGTCACTGTAAAACATAAACAGAAGTAGAAATTTATGTTCCTCTAAAGAAACACATGATTGCTACCACTGTGCGCTTGATAATTTCATAGTCGTAATTAAAAGCATATATGTATTTTGAATAATCTGTCAATATCATATCACTTTTGACATATACTTGCGATATAACATTAAAGCCTAACATATTAAACAGATGATTAGTACCACAATCATAGATATGACTGGGAGGGAATAGGAACCTCTTGATAAAGGTTAGGATCAGAATTATAAATGACCAATGACCGACAAACAATCAAAAAGAGAACAATAGCTAGTATCCCAAAAATGAACCAGTGCAGTTTTTATACCAACCAGTATTATCTAATATCTTGAACCAGAGATGGTAAGAAACGGGGTAAATAACTAACGATTACAACTTCAAAAGAAGTATATATGAAGTTACCTTTATGGTCTCCAAGTCAAGAGTAAGAGTCCTGGCATTACCCAGTGCTGGAAACATACGATTAACCTGGCGAAAATACTTTTTCATCTTCTTTGTTGGTTGAATAGTCTTGCATTCAGTGCTATCCCGTAGTTTAATATTCACATTCTCCAGCTCAGTAACTTCAAGTCTCATAGGTAAGTAACCAACAGAACTGAAATTGACAATTTTCCGTGACAAAATGATGATCTCACAGTCATGAAGAGAGGTGGTGCAGTCATTGATTTCTAGGTTCACCAATTCCGGAATACTCATATAGCAGAAATCCATTATTCTATCCCGGAAAAACAATGTGAGATTCCGTAGATTGACAAGTTGGAGAAAAGAGATGCTCGCATTTGCAGGAAAAGCTACACTATCAAGCGTGAGGCTTGTTAAGGCTGGAAAACCCCTGACGTTTGAGGGTAAACGACATCTTGCCAGATATAGAGTTGTTAAAACAGGCAAACAAACAGATTGTGGTAACTCAAAAACACCAGAGAGTAACAAATCTCGTAAAGAACGCAAGCATGTCAAATATGATGCAGGAAAACTTATGATAGGCGAGACGTTTATCAAGTGTAGGGTTTGTAGAGCAGGTAAATTCCAACAATCTGATTCCAATATTGCATCAACATATAGCCTCAATTTAAGTTCCGTTAGCGAATTAGAACTGAAAGTGGTTAACGCAATTTCATGATACACATAATCCAAATTTAGATGTCGAATATTGCCTAAAAATGCATAAGCTAATGCATTGTAAACCAAAAGCCGAGGCTGTAGAAAGCCAAAAGAGAGGTTGAGTTTGAGCATCTCATAATCATGATTTCGGAAGGAAAAAATAtgattaataaaatttaattcgGTAACTGAGCTAGTAAAGCTTAAACCTCCCACGTAATCGTGCCTCCTAAAGTTGAGGAAAGGGAGAGTAGTCCAAATAAGCTTCCATCGAGCGCTGGTTTGAACTGCTAATCTCGCGTCCAAAAACTGTAGAATGTGATAAATAAGCTCATCTGGTAACCCGCTTAACCTGTCTTCACCAACTTGTTCTTCTTGTTCATTCGTAGTTGTGTATTTCAATTTATTCGTCATCGTCAGAGGAGCAGTAATTGTGTATTTCATTTTCTTCTTCATCAGAGGAGGAGCAGTAGCACAGATCTACTTTTTCATTCTTCCTCCTTTCTCACTTTTTATACCTGTAACAATAATATCCCCGATCACCTGACAGGAAAGGAAAATAATATCCCCGGTCAAGCAGATTTTCAAATATTCCTTTGGATTTTAAATATTTAGAGATCTTATATCTTAATTTTGACAAATTACTAAATATATATTATATCTTAATTTTGACAGATTACAATATCTTATATCTTAATATATCTTAATCTTGACATATCTTAATTTTGTAGAACAAATCTCGATTTTATTGAAAAAAAGTAACCAAAAGGAGGAGATGGAGATAAATATGGAGATATAGATGGGTGGAAAGAGCGGAAAAGAAGGTATGGCGGTTAAGGTTAGAAAAATGTAGGCAACCGACTCTCATGTGAGAGAGAAAATATTAGATATTTCATATGATCAAATCTCTAATCTTTCTTCTATTAAAAGAGAACATTAGGGCCGAGCAAAATCGAAACCGAAAAACTGAACCGAACCGGGTAATTTCGGTTCAGCTTGGTTTGATTTTTTTGCAAAATTTCGGTTATTTCAGTTTTTCGGTTTCGACCAAAATAAAATCGGTTCGGTTCGATTTTTAGAATACCGGTTCGGTTAAAACCGAATTAACCGAAATATATTTCTACACTATTTTGagttatattttatatataacatATTTATTAAACATGTACATATTAATACTAATATTATTAGTTATTAGTAGTAGCACCGTAAGATGACCTATAAACTAGTGTATAGGTCTTTAATCTTCAATAATCAAACGGTGTTTGCAATTTTATAGTATATTAAACATTTTTTTggttttttatttgtaaattttaattataaaataatttttttaactaTTTCGGTTTTTTAGAAACCGAATCGAAtaaaccgaaataattcggttcggttttcggtTCGGTTAATATATAAGATCGGTTCGGTTTTGAAAAATACAATAATTCGGTTTTCGGTTAATTCGGTTTttgaccgaaccgaccgaatgctcagccctagaGAACATGGTGATAAAATTAAAACATGGTGATAAAATTTATAAGATTTTTTATTCTTATTGGAAAGTATAGGGAATCGCTTAAATCATATGTGTTTGTTAATCATACACATATTAGGTATGCTTGTGTATCTTTAAACAAATAAATATTTGGTATTTTAATTATTGAGACTTACTAATAATATATAatcatatatttttttatatttactATTATAATAATCCAACATAACCATAATATTAATAAGAATTTTATTTTCGTTGCAAGATAATATCTTAATTTTGACAATTTACTAAAAATGTCTTATATCTTAATCTTAACAGATTACTATTATGTTGCTAGGTGATATCTTATATCTTAATCTTAACAGAATACTAAAAATATTATGGTGCTAGTTGCTGTTAACCGTAATAGCTTATTTTAATAGTTGATTTGAGTTAGCTGACTAAGCGGTTAAGAATAACTTTTTTTTTAAATAGAtgttttaattaattttttatgtTATTTACTTGAAAAAACTCCTCCAAATAGTTTTTTAGATAAAAATCTTTTTTTTCCAAATTTAAAGCAGATTTCATTCATAACTTGAAAAGAGACTCAATTGAGACAAACCTTAACtgatcatgcaaccaggttgaaaaacaaatagagCTGAATAATTAGCCGTTTcgtttccggattgcttaacaaactaaatacaaatagtctgaaaattaaaaatgaaggtatGGTTTCTTGGGCAATCCAGCATGCATTTCCCCTGAAAAACAGTAGcttcacaattgaccctcacattaattccaTTGATAAAgcaatgttcagaggactcagttgcaacaactgagtttagagacctcatgttatgaacaaatattttttgtgagAGATGTGCACATGTCATTTTCACCATCGTTCCAAGCGCAACCCAACTATCTACCTGTTGGACACCAGATATAGACCTGCCGAAGATGTTGTTGATGCGAAATATCCAGATCTCCCAATACACCGTCAAATTCattttcaacacaaccaccaCGTCGCACAAAACGACACACATCGCATAAAGACAATCAAACACATAAATAAtaacttaaaaagaaaaatacgAAAAAAACTCAAAATTCAAAAGTCTCGAAATAACACCAAATTGTAATATGTTGTTAGATCAGAGATTTTGAATCCAAaaattgaattttattataaaatccaaaCTCTTGTCTTagtagatctgaaaactaaagtgAAGAACTGTAATGATTTTTTCGAATTTTGTAGAACCAATCTCGATTTTATTGAAAAAAAAGTAACCAAAAGGAGGAGATGGAGATGAATATGGAGATATAGATGGGTGGAAAGAGCGGAAAAGAAGGTATAGCGGTTAAGGTTAGAAGAATGTAGGGCGGCCGACTCTCATGCGAGAGAGAACATATTAGATATTTCATGTGATCGAATCTCTAATcttctcttctatatataataagagAACATAATGATAatattcatgagattaaaaagtctcattaaaattactaatttacctttaaattttaaatttatataaaaaaggTTGTTGCGAGGAATTAAACCTGAGTCTTTACATTCACAAACACATCACCTTACCACTACACCACACTTTTACTTaagttttttatcatacacataatatgtgagtGTCGTAAATAGCGACAATTTATTCaactttaaacatgattactaaaatattaaaatatttgtAGAGTTAGTTTTGAATAATTGATTTTGAGACACAAAGTTAAGCATTGTACATAAACGGATCATTCCTTTATTTGTTAAACAAATtttattttgaaaagtatatctcatacatttttaatatatattttttaataaaaaataaattgtacatataattaattttttttatatctttaaaagagatacacttatataaataatatatacgtgtactacatatttagataagttataACTAGCGTATTTTGATTTATTTCGAATTCAATATAGGAACTTGacccatttttcaaaaaatactcaaaatttgactaaTGACCCGTTCGTAAATACCACATCAATACCTAGgtttaatttaaattacgagttcgACTAGAAAATCTTACCAACAAAGAAAAGTTTTGTGATATCTTATGTTGGTAAAAATTAATATCTTTGAGGTCTTTCTTGAATCAAGTTaattgataatatgtatcaaaattaatagcttcaaaatcagaattttaccCACTTCGAAAAAATACTTGAAATTTGACTACCTGACCCAGCCGAAAATACATCATCACTATCTATGTTTAATAAATTTATTACGAgctcgacgagaatatcttaccaataagaataaattttataatatcttatattaaaaaaaaattaataattttgagttctttatacgatcaagtcaattgatattaTATATCAAAATTACTAACCGACTGATTTTACATTATTACATATGGAACTTGacccaatatttaaatatattcaaaatttgatATGAGATGTCACAAGCTTCATTAAAACTATGAAGGTatactaaatcgatttatttattaatgtttcacttttaaaaatattaggtttaaaatattattcaatgatGGTGAATTTATAAAGAGGTCCTCCTAAAGTCCTACTTTTTCATTCTCTTTAGAAAAAATTAAACTACAACTATAaagtaaaattattaattttcaTTAACATGTTATTTGAAAAATGGTACGACATTTGATGCTTCATCATaaaaaatagtttatttattgTGTTATTTATttaaagatatatttatattcaaatatttgtgagacatatcctaaattttatattattcaatttgaTATGGTTATTATAAGTAATCAGATACATAAAATTCCTATTTTTTTATGGATTTTTGGAGTCCAAAATCCTAACTTTATATTACAATCCAATCTAATGGTTCAGGTTTTATGTTTCtaataatttaaaaactaaaataataaactacATGATATAAGCGTGTGTTATGGTGTTATATCATTAATGTTCAACGAATTGAATATTTACGTGTTCTACAACGTGAATACGTATATTCTTCAAACTGCTCATGTTCTAATAACAATGTTCTGCAATGTTCAACTTGTCAAATGTATGAGATTTGCAAGatatatttattaaaatagtgaTATTTGTAGAACATGATTTACATTATAATAcgttttacaaaaaaaaattatactattttacttgcagaacatatatggactcccgTACTCAACTAAAAACAAGGAATTAATAGAActtaactcaatatatatatataagaaatttggaaatttatagaattcaatattttggaaaaaaatatatttaaaattagcaataataaatttacaaaaaaatatttagtgttggaaaatattgtaaaactattttgaattatttgaaaAAAGGTTAAAACTATAATATATTGtattatttgatttaatccatggttatgctatctaaataaaaaaaattaatgttAACGATATTTTGAAAGAATTAACAACTTTAactaatattttttaaaaaaatcatcaaattgaaaatatttaattgtagaaaaataatatataatgttatcaacttactataaaaagaaatattagaaTCATAAATGAAAGAAACTTCAAAATGATTTGAATGGTGATATTAGTGCAAATTTATATTCAGATTCTTGAAAAAAAAACTTCTGAATATCAGTAGTTATCTTTACGATATATGAATTACTTTTATGTCACATCCATGACTGATGCTCTATTAAGTAAAAATAGATATTGTTTGATTATCAGTGCTACTACGACTATgatatataaataattgtaatttatttattagataattataatttttgaataatcataaatacatgttatttgagtaatttactGAATAACAATAAGGTATGTACATGACGAAGATATCTAGCATATAAATAAACGAGACCAACATAATTTACtcgaaaatataataaataataatttacatacatATGTGTGACTTTATCTTTACCGATATTAAAAGATTCAATTTTAATGATGTATATAAGAGTCATTGATATATATActagaagaaaataacaaaagtcttctattttctgaaaataagaatgacttaaatttaattttttttcaatgTGTTAAAAACTAAGTAGATTATGTCAATTTTAATATACGAATTAACAATTATTTGAcatcttataaaattaactttgtaTAATAAAGAGGATAAAAGCTAAGTACACGGCCGAGATCAACTTTAGTAATGAATTAAGACATCATCAATAATATTAAATCAACATAAACGttgaattaaaaaaataacatttttcttaaaaaacAAACTTATATAAATTATAGTGTAATTTCTACTTTGTTGAATATTATCATTACAGGTCTTGACCACTTTAATTATGCATTACTAATCCTTTTAAATTAAACAAGGTAATTGTAAATTAGTAATgactttagtaataaaatatctcaTTACTCCGGCCTCTGGGTTTATTTGACCAAAACTCAAAAAATTTACTTGACCATGtaatatacatatatgttaaatttttagtttctttttataaacatattgACAATATTTAATGGA
This sequence is a window from Apium graveolens cultivar Ventura chromosome 9, ASM990537v1, whole genome shotgun sequence. Protein-coding genes within it:
- the LOC141685828 gene encoding uncharacterized protein LOC141685828 yields the protein MKKKMKYTITAPLTMTNKLKYTTTNEQEEQVGEDRLSGLPDELIYHILQFLDARLAVQTSARWKLIWTTLPFLNFRRHDYVGGLSFTSSVTELNFINHIFSFRNHDYEMLKLNLSFGFLQPRLLVYNALAYAFLGNIRHLNLDYVYHEIALTTFSSNSLTELKLRLYVDAILESDCWNLPALQTLHLINVSPIISFPASYLTCLRSLRDLLLSGVFELPQSVCLPVLTTLYLARCRLPSNVRGFPALTSLTLDSVAFPANASISFLQLVNLRNLTLFFRDRIMDFCYMSIPELVNLEINDCTTSLHDCEIIILSRKIVNFSSVGYLPMRLEVTELENVNIKLRDSTECKTIQPTKKMKKYFRQVNRMFPALGNARTLTLDLETIKALTIVSEFLVRSLPPFHNLIYVKVPPGYEESSMSAYLRCYLLGGSPKATVRNMSTIVTTLPKDELIPQMLPVSLNTQNLLPKNLLATPSDGQASSTKGISDLGLWQGYMVNYEFISLLDSIAKKYPETFDCFTTKSMELCTLKLNMLCATVKAFTNTSITKIDAEIITEYRALFSDLQRSFNVNWLIDRLNYIEQQFSQPLLDKFQEVGSLIGDAKSKSQDLHALRRNTIKEIHGDGGTVGSSLFGNIGDDMFSGP